The Mangrovibacterium diazotrophicum DNA window CAAGGGGATGTTTGCTTTCATCCAATCCCAGGCTTCTGCATTCGGAATCGCAAACGAAAGATTTTCATCCTCCATGCGGTTGAAATAGTCCACAAAATGCTTGAAATCGTCAACTTTCAGAATACTCTTGTCCTTTTGTTTTCCGGTGGCATAAAGGTTTCCCTGGAACAAACCTGCCAGGGAAACTGCCACAACTATGATGTATGAAAAAACTATTCTTTTCAATTTGAAATTCATCCTTACAATTCTTTAGTCGTTACCGAATAAATTGAATATTTCGCCAACTGCACCGGTTTACCTGTGTCTTTCAGGTCGTAATCCTGGTCGGTTGGTGTGTCCACATCGGGGAAACGGCGAACATCGCCGGTGCGGAAAGTCAAACGCTCAACGGCGTGTACCGGAGCAAAACAAAGCCCGGTCTTTTTCTTTTCTCCATCAACATAAACATCGAAAAAGCGGTTGCCGCAAGTCAATTCAATGCGAATGGTGTATTCCTGCCCGGCATTGTACGGCATGATATTTCCCATACGATACCCGTTTTTCTGCTGCAGATAGCCATCTTTACTAAAAGCCAGACGCATCGCAGCTGTTCCTTTGGCATCCACCAGTTCAACATCCAGCTGTCCATGGTCGTTTTGTGCCGGCTTCACCTTGAACTCGACAGAAACATTGGTTGCACGCGGGAAGAGACGTTCCGCTTTCGCGTAGTCAAATTCATCCTGATCATTGAGCACCAGGCAGCGGGTGCCAATGGCATCTTTCTCAATGTCAACACGAGCCCAAAGCGGGCTGAAAATATTCCATCGGTCCAATTCTTTGCCTTCCGGCATCTGGTTGAAAACGTCGTTTACATCCGAAGTTTCTTTGTCAACAACCGGAACCGGAACTTTTGAAACCCAAATATCTTCTTTGTTCATACTGTAGGTCACCCACAAATTGCCATCCGCCGGATTACCGTTTCCTTCAGCAATTCCCCGAACATATTGCGGTCCGTATGATTTGTAATTGCCGCCATAACGCATTGGCGAAACTTCGCCATTTACCAACAACAGGTTCGTGAAATCCATGCCGTCGGCACTGGTTGAAATGGCCAAAGGCCAACGGAAATCAGAAGGGTTGTAAACCGTCGCATAGTGACCATCAGATGTGCGTTGTCCCCAAATTTTGGCATTGCTGTTTACAAAACCGGGAGCACGGGTTGGCTTCGTCCAGGTCTGACCTTCATCTTCGCTGATTGCCGCCAAAGCATGCTTCCACAAACCGACAACTTTTCCATCCGGCAAATGGTAAAAATTAAATGCTTTGTAATCGCCTTTCAACGAAATCAGCGGATCGTCGCGATCTGCCTCCTCGTTCCATTGCTGCACCATCAGGCGGTTTGCCAGCAACTCGTCACAGGCTTTCACAAAAGCTTTGTCTTTGCTTTTCTTATAGAATGGGAGTGACGTATTTTTCGCATCCCACCCATGATTATATCGAATGAAATAGATTGGCCCATAAGTACCGTCAATTTTTACCTCGCGAACAACGCGGCCAATGCCGTTTCCGTCATTCGGACTGTCTTTTTCGTTCAGCGAAATCGCGATGTACGCCAGCACCAGCAATTTGTTATTCGAGCTCACATAAAAGCCCATTCGCTGGTGGTTTACGGATTGCAGGTTGTGAGCCACTGCGGTATCACCTTCTTTGCTGAATCCTTCCGGAATATCGTAGGGCGGGAAAATTACTTCGGGTTTCGTCCACTCGTTGCCGTCTTTCGAGGTTTGAATCAAAGTTGCACCCGGCGCAATATGCTCGCCAACCGGATCACTCAGATATTCGAGGAAGAAGGTGTTATTCCAGTACGCCAGCATTGGCGCATGGTTATAGGTCCAGCCCAAACCATCGGCCTGTTCCGGAAATTCACGATTTGCCCTGAAAGTTTGAATATTGTGGACTCCCAACGCCGGCGATAACTGGCCGTGATGATAATCGGGATTATTGAGCGTTTCTCCGGTGTAGTGCGGCAATTCCTGAGCCTGCGAAAGCCCGGTTACGGCAGCTGCCAGAAAAAACGTGTTGATTAATTTCTTTCCAAAGTTCATGTTTCTGATTTGATCTGTTTTGAATTGCGTTCTAAAAAAGTGGAATCCGGCGAAGGTCGAAACGGCCAACCGGATTCCGGCTATCTCATATCAACTAAAGTCCTTTATCTATTTTCGATTGTTTCAGCAGCGCATCCACAACCGATTGCTTTACTTTAAAAATCGTGCCATGTTTGTGCCCTTCCGGCAGTGTCACCTGGTCCGAAATGTCTTCAAACGATTTGAAGTCTTTCGTCCGGGCACAGCCGTATCGCATATTCCCGTAGTCGTCGTAATAAATCAGGTAATCCTCGCCCACTTTCACCACTGTCGGTCCTTCGGATTTGAAGCCGGTGAAAGGATCGGAAATATCGTGCCACGGGCCCAGCGGACTTTCGCCAAAGGCCACTTCAATGTCACGCCTTCGGCGCGTATTATCTTTCAACACCAACACATAATCTTTAGCCCCACGTTTTACGATCACACAGTCGATTACACTGAAGCCCGGATCTAGAAACAGTTTTGTTTCTGTAAAGCTTTTTAAATCCTTCGTTGTGGTGTAATACATGCGGTGGTTGTTCTTTTCCTCCTCTTCGCCTTTTTCAAATTTAAAGGGGATGGTAGATGCCCAGATAATGATGAAACGATCCTGCTCATCGTCATAAAAAAGCTCTGGCGCCCAAACGTTTACCGTTGAAGTATCCGTCATCACCGGAAGCAATTGCTCTTCCGACCAGTGAATCAGATCTTTTGAGCTGGCATAGCCAAAGCCTAAATCTCCTCGCCACGATGATGTCCAAACCAGGTGAAAAGTACCGTCGGGCCCTTGAACAACCGATGGATCGCGCATCACTTTTTGTGCGCCCA harbors:
- a CDS encoding exo-alpha-sialidase, with product MNFGKKLINTFFLAAAVTGLSQAQELPHYTGETLNNPDYHHGQLSPALGVHNIQTFRANREFPEQADGLGWTYNHAPMLAYWNNTFFLEYLSDPVGEHIAPGATLIQTSKDGNEWTKPEVIFPPYDIPEGFSKEGDTAVAHNLQSVNHQRMGFYVSSNNKLLVLAYIAISLNEKDSPNDGNGIGRVVREVKIDGTYGPIYFIRYNHGWDAKNTSLPFYKKSKDKAFVKACDELLANRLMVQQWNEEADRDDPLISLKGDYKAFNFYHLPDGKVVGLWKHALAAISEDEGQTWTKPTRAPGFVNSNAKIWGQRTSDGHYATVYNPSDFRWPLAISTSADGMDFTNLLLVNGEVSPMRYGGNYKSYGPQYVRGIAEGNGNPADGNLWVTYSMNKEDIWVSKVPVPVVDKETSDVNDVFNQMPEGKELDRWNIFSPLWARVDIEKDAIGTRCLVLNDQDEFDYAKAERLFPRATNVSVEFKVKPAQNDHGQLDVELVDAKGTAAMRLAFSKDGYLQQKNGYRMGNIMPYNAGQEYTIRIELTCGNRFFDVYVDGEKKKTGLCFAPVHAVERLTFRTGDVRRFPDVDTPTDQDYDLKDTGKPVQLAKYSIYSVTTKEL
- a CDS encoding glycoside hydrolase family 43 protein, coding for MMKNKIVLLVALFGTLISCSKEKEVYLFSTFREPADKGLFFAYSEDGYHWNDLGGPWLAPEVGAQKVMRDPSVVQGPDGTFHLVWTSSWRGDLGFGYASSKDLIHWSEEQLLPVMTDTSTVNVWAPELFYDDEQDRFIIIWASTIPFKFEKGEEEEKNNHRMYYTTTKDLKSFTETKLFLDPGFSVIDCVIVKRGAKDYVLVLKDNTRRRRDIEVAFGESPLGPWHDISDPFTGFKSEGPTVVKVGEDYLIYYDDYGNMRYGCARTKDFKSFEDISDQVTLPEGHKHGTIFKVKQSVVDALLKQSKIDKGL